A single window of Intrasporangium calvum DSM 43043 DNA harbors:
- the gnd gene encoding phosphogluconate dehydrogenase (NAD(+)-dependent, decarboxylating) gives MQLGLIGLGRMGGNMRERLRRAGHEVVGYDRNPDVSDAASLEAMVEGLSAPRVVWVMVPSGDPTRDTVARLAELLEPDDLVIDGGNSRFTDDFENAKLLAEKQIGYVDCGVSGGIWGLENGYGLMCGGDARWIERAMPIFDALRPEGPREEGFVHAGEVGAGHYAKMVHNGIEYGLMHAYAEGFELLEAKDIVKDVPGTFQAWSRGTVVRSWLLDLMVDALEENPHLDDVSDYTNDSGEGRWTVEEAIALGVPVPVISASLFARFASRQQVSPAMQAVSALRGQFGGHQVMTVAEGVALREGSVPAEPSKQAKVTHDEQSFDEKGKASARAFQEASRANVETAGEAVEAGAPPKTQRTDAVDTALGTERSKQAD, from the coding sequence ATGCAGCTCGGTCTGATCGGTCTCGGCAGGATGGGTGGCAACATGCGGGAGCGGCTGCGCCGCGCCGGGCACGAGGTGGTCGGCTATGACCGCAACCCGGACGTGTCCGACGCAGCCAGCCTGGAGGCCATGGTCGAGGGTCTGAGCGCCCCACGGGTCGTGTGGGTCATGGTGCCGTCAGGCGACCCCACCCGCGACACCGTGGCCAGGCTGGCCGAGTTGCTCGAGCCCGACGACCTCGTCATCGACGGCGGCAACTCGCGGTTCACCGACGACTTCGAGAACGCCAAGCTCCTCGCCGAGAAGCAGATCGGCTACGTCGACTGCGGGGTCTCCGGCGGCATCTGGGGACTCGAGAACGGCTACGGCCTGATGTGCGGCGGAGACGCGAGGTGGATCGAGCGCGCGATGCCGATCTTCGACGCGCTGCGTCCCGAGGGGCCGCGCGAGGAGGGCTTCGTCCACGCGGGCGAGGTCGGCGCGGGCCACTACGCGAAGATGGTCCACAACGGCATCGAGTACGGCCTGATGCACGCCTACGCCGAGGGCTTCGAGCTGCTCGAGGCGAAGGACATCGTCAAGGACGTCCCCGGCACGTTCCAGGCCTGGAGTCGCGGCACCGTCGTCCGCTCCTGGCTGCTGGACCTCATGGTGGACGCCCTCGAGGAGAACCCGCACCTCGACGACGTGTCCGACTACACCAACGACTCCGGCGAGGGCCGCTGGACCGTCGAGGAGGCCATCGCCCTCGGCGTGCCCGTGCCCGTCATCTCCGCCTCCCTGTTCGCCAGGTTCGCCTCGAGACAGCAGGTGTCGCCGGCGATGCAGGCGGTGTCCGCGCTGCGCGGCCAGTTCGGCGGTCACCAGGTGATGACCGTCGCGGAGGGCGTCGCCCTGCGCGAGGGGTCGGTGCCGGCCGAGCCGTCGAAGCAGGCCAAGGTCACCCACGACGAGCAGTCGTTCGACGAGAAGGGAAAGGCCAGCGCGCGTGCCTTCCAGGAGGCGTCCCGGGCCAACGTCGAGACCGCGGGTGAGGCCGTCGAGGCCGGCGCTCCTCCGAAGACCCAGCGCACCGACGCGGTTGACACCGCGCTCGGCACGGAGCGCTCCAAGCAAGCCGACTGA